Proteins from a genomic interval of Brachybacterium vulturis:
- a CDS encoding nucleoside/nucleotide kinase family protein, with protein MHAEQAVTAALTLLDQARRSGGRRLLGITGAPGAGKSTLTALLAARLPEGSCAVVPMDGFHLADAALQRLGRAQRKGAPDTFDAAGYVALLQRLRSAGPQDPPVWAPQFERDLEQPLAGAIEVPAEVPLVITEGNYLLCEQGPWAHLGALLDASWFVEVPEELRHRRLIERHERFGKSPQAARDWALGTDEDNARLVAQTRDRADVVVHLAPDEPLSLL; from the coding sequence ATGCACGCTGAGCAGGCGGTCACCGCCGCGCTGACCCTGCTGGACCAGGCGCGGCGCAGCGGCGGGCGGCGGCTGCTGGGGATCACGGGCGCGCCCGGGGCCGGGAAGTCGACGCTCACCGCGCTGCTGGCCGCGCGCCTGCCCGAGGGCTCCTGCGCGGTGGTGCCGATGGACGGCTTCCACCTCGCGGACGCGGCGCTGCAGCGGCTGGGCCGTGCGCAGCGCAAGGGCGCGCCGGACACCTTCGACGCCGCGGGCTATGTGGCGCTGCTGCAGCGTCTGCGCTCGGCGGGGCCGCAGGATCCGCCGGTGTGGGCCCCGCAGTTCGAGCGGGACCTCGAACAGCCCCTCGCCGGGGCGATCGAGGTGCCCGCCGAGGTGCCGCTGGTCATCACCGAGGGGAACTATCTGCTGTGCGAGCAGGGGCCCTGGGCGCACCTCGGCGCGCTGCTGGATGCGAGCTGGTTCGTCGAGGTGCCCGAGGAGCTGCGCCACCGGCGGCTGATCGAGCGGCACGAACGCTTCGGGAAGTCACCGCAGGCGGCCCGGGACTGGGCGCTGGGCACCGATGAGGACAACGCCCGCCTGGTCGCACAGACCCGCGACCGGGCGGACGTCGTCGTGCATCTCGCGCCGGACGAACCGCTCAGCCTGCTCTGA
- a CDS encoding FBP domain-containing protein, whose protein sequence is MIPLTQSQIRHSFVNASKGDAGRAQLPDLDAIAWERLDLLGWQDARRPKLHYVSLELDDEIATIMLRGTERPPVKKLLCSWCQDIVDGIRAASFVAPLGGDSGRRGNTIGTAICADLRCSRNVRRAPSSFELRSEDPALLAHHREQKIAGLRERSARFVRAVRAG, encoded by the coding sequence ATGATCCCCTTGACCCAGTCCCAGATCCGCCACTCCTTCGTCAACGCCAGCAAGGGCGATGCGGGACGCGCCCAGCTGCCGGACCTCGACGCCATCGCCTGGGAGCGCCTGGACCTGCTGGGCTGGCAGGACGCCAGACGCCCGAAGCTCCACTACGTGAGCCTCGAGCTCGACGACGAGATCGCCACCATCATGCTGCGCGGCACCGAGCGGCCACCGGTGAAGAAGCTGCTGTGCTCCTGGTGCCAGGACATCGTCGACGGCATCCGGGCGGCGAGCTTCGTGGCGCCGCTCGGTGGTGACTCCGGCCGACGGGGCAACACCATCGGCACCGCGATCTGCGCCGACCTGCGCTGCTCGCGCAATGTGCGCCGGGCGCCGTCGTCCTTCGAGCTGCGCTCCGAGGACCCGGCGCTGCTGGCCCACCATCGCGAGCAGAAGATCGCCGGTCTGCGCGAGCGGTCGGCGCGCTTCGTCCGTGCCGTCAGAGCAGGCTGA
- a CDS encoding GNAT family N-acetyltransferase: MTSKPEHSTVWRGAVTDQEVSGLHAAAFDHAEELEPWRERLERYSLGWVTVRRGELLVGFCNVITDGGHHAFLLDVIVHPDHQGTGVGKELVHRTIEECRTSSVDWLHVDFEADLGPFAMTEGLFRRSSAGILRV; this comes from the coding sequence ATGACGTCGAAGCCTGAGCACAGCACCGTGTGGCGCGGAGCGGTCACCGACCAGGAGGTCTCGGGCCTGCACGCCGCAGCCTTCGACCACGCCGAGGAGCTCGAGCCCTGGAGGGAGCGGCTCGAGCGCTACTCCCTCGGGTGGGTCACGGTGCGGCGCGGCGAGCTGCTGGTCGGCTTCTGCAACGTCATCACCGACGGCGGGCACCATGCCTTCCTGCTCGACGTCATCGTCCACCCCGACCACCAGGGCACCGGCGTCGGCAAGGAGCTCGTCCACCGCACGATCGAGGAATGCCGCACCTCCTCGGTCGACTGGCTCCACGTCGACTTCGAGGCCGATCTGGGACCCTTCGCCATGACCGAGGGACTGTTCCGCCGCAGCAGCGCCGGGATCCTGCGGGTCTGA
- a CDS encoding DUF2945 domain-containing protein has translation MSERFSVGDHVGWNSEAGQVSGTITEVHTTDFEYKGHTRRASEDEPQYEIASDKTDHIAAHKGSALHLLRS, from the coding sequence ATGAGTGAGAGGTTCTCCGTCGGCGACCATGTCGGCTGGAACTCCGAGGCCGGGCAGGTCTCCGGCACCATCACCGAGGTCCACACGACGGACTTCGAGTACAAGGGCCATACCCGCCGTGCGAGCGAGGACGAGCCCCAGTACGAGATCGCCAGCGACAAGACCGACCACATCGCCGCCCACAAGGGCTCAGCGCTCCACCTGCTCCGCAGCTAG
- a CDS encoding helix-turn-helix domain-containing protein: MSGGMRPAVVEQLGERIRSARQELDLSVGALAELSEVSRRMLTQIELGQANPSVAILDRIAAGLGTTFAALMGVGAGDAPEGVEIWSTSTGSWAVLLDAVDTETLSVETWKWKLLGEDVYEGGGGIPLPGLMHHVVEGALEIETAEAVEVIEAGGSGRVTTGGSYRCRAHQGQAAVYFSVAMLARPARDGAGATVGSTTIEEARHE, from the coding sequence ATGAGCGGTGGGATGCGGCCCGCGGTGGTCGAGCAGCTCGGCGAGCGGATCCGCTCCGCCCGTCAGGAGCTGGACCTCAGCGTCGGCGCGCTCGCCGAGCTCAGCGAGGTCTCCCGCCGCATGCTCACCCAGATCGAGCTCGGTCAGGCGAACCCGTCGGTCGCGATCCTGGACCGCATCGCCGCGGGTCTGGGCACCACCTTCGCCGCCCTGATGGGGGTGGGGGCGGGGGATGCCCCCGAGGGCGTCGAGATCTGGTCCACCAGCACCGGGAGCTGGGCAGTGCTGCTGGACGCCGTGGACACCGAGACGCTCTCCGTGGAGACCTGGAAGTGGAAGCTGCTGGGGGAGGACGTCTACGAGGGCGGCGGGGGCATCCCGCTCCCGGGCCTCATGCATCACGTGGTCGAAGGGGCGCTCGAGATCGAGACCGCCGAGGCCGTGGAGGTCATCGAGGCCGGCGGCTCCGGACGGGTGACCACCGGCGGGTCCTATCGCTGCCGTGCACATCAGGGACAGGCGGCGGTGTACTTCAGCGTGGCCATGCTCGCCCGGCCGGCTCGGGATGGAGCCGGCGCTACGGTGGGGAGCACGACGATCGAGGAGGCACGTCATGAGTGA
- a CDS encoding MFS transporter, with amino-acid sequence MAGHTALAPAAHTSVRRPGGPLLRWFASYGSFAFPQAAAPIAFSLIALPLTGDAASGAAMMLAMTIAQVLGAVPITRFGRRFSPVPFLRVLIGLRTLALVGIAVLAGLGAPFPLVVAGAALAGLVNGAAYGTLRAVLNHLVAAARLPRALGVAATVNEVIFVSAPVLAAALGSLSPQAAAWAMAVLGMGPMLLLPRIATATAPGPAQRRSHLRLTPMILLWLVCGGASAGSIAAIEIGAVSLAVGFGLPATWGVLFPVALCVTSILGGVWVSVHNRMPRRRTVLAWLAVTALGVAAVGFGHSVTATVIGALLVGAVLAPLSTFYSLVLDTLVAPEHRAEVFAQLRTANALGIITSSALLSLASLQVTYLVVLTLMTAVLLVAGVVFTAAWVKARRQRLAREAAERRAREASISVPAPHA; translated from the coding sequence ATGGCCGGACACACCGCTCTCGCCCCCGCCGCGCACACCTCGGTGCGTCGGCCCGGCGGACCTCTGCTGCGCTGGTTCGCCTCCTACGGCTCCTTCGCGTTCCCGCAGGCCGCCGCGCCGATCGCGTTCTCGCTGATCGCGCTGCCGCTGACCGGTGATGCCGCGAGCGGTGCGGCGATGATGCTCGCGATGACGATCGCGCAGGTGCTCGGTGCGGTGCCGATCACGCGCTTCGGGCGCCGCTTCTCGCCGGTCCCCTTCCTGCGGGTGCTGATCGGCCTGCGCACGCTCGCACTGGTGGGGATCGCCGTGCTCGCCGGCCTCGGCGCCCCCTTCCCGCTGGTGGTGGCCGGCGCCGCGCTCGCGGGGCTGGTCAACGGCGCCGCCTACGGGACCCTGCGCGCGGTGCTGAACCACTTGGTGGCCGCGGCGCGACTGCCGCGGGCCCTCGGGGTCGCCGCCACGGTCAACGAGGTCATCTTCGTCAGCGCCCCCGTGCTCGCCGCGGCGCTGGGCAGCCTCTCGCCGCAGGCCGCGGCCTGGGCGATGGCGGTGCTGGGGATGGGCCCGATGCTGCTGCTGCCACGGATCGCGACCGCCACCGCACCGGGCCCGGCGCAGCGCCGCAGCCACCTGCGGCTGACCCCGATGATCCTGCTGTGGCTGGTGTGCGGCGGGGCGAGCGCCGGCTCGATCGCCGCCATCGAGATCGGTGCCGTCTCCCTCGCTGTGGGCTTCGGCCTGCCGGCCACCTGGGGTGTGCTGTTCCCCGTCGCGCTCTGCGTGACCTCGATCCTCGGCGGGGTCTGGGTGAGCGTCCACAACCGGATGCCGCGCCGCCGCACCGTGCTGGCCTGGCTCGCGGTGACCGCGCTCGGCGTGGCGGCGGTGGGTTTCGGCCACTCCGTGACCGCCACCGTGATCGGCGCCCTGCTGGTCGGTGCCGTGCTGGCGCCGCTGTCCACCTTCTACTCGCTGGTGCTGGACACGCTGGTCGCGCCCGAGCATCGCGCGGAGGTCTTCGCCCAGCTGCGCACCGCGAACGCCCTGGGCATCATCACCTCCAGCGCACTGCTGTCGCTGGCCAGCCTGCAGGTGACGTATCTGGTGGTGCTGACGCTGATGACGGCGGTGCTGCTGGTGGCCGGGGTGGTCTTCACCGCGGCCTGGGTGAAGGCCCGGCGGCAGCGCCTCGCCCGGGAGGCGGCCGAGCGGCGGGCGCGCGAGGCCTCCATCTCCGTGCCCGCGCCGCACGCCTGA
- a CDS encoding glycoside hydrolase family 3 protein, translating into MAPRHPSRRPLSRRALGAAALTGAGAAVALPSAAHADPGTPVHPARIDEILADMSIEQKIGQLFVAVGYGSTADAPHPSNTATTGVDTIADIVRTHHVGGLIYFVWSDNLQDIEQIATLSNDIQDAALASGGIPLVISADEERGLVHRLPAPATPLPGQMALGATGSWAHARKTGDLVGSEVRAVGLHQTFSPVVDVNVEARNPVIGVRSLGADPQAVALLAAAQIRGIQGANCSAAAKHFPGHGDTATDSHVGLPVIDHTREELDALDLPPFIGAIEEGVDTIMTAHIMVPALDDSGVPATLSHPILTGLLREELGFEGVIVTDSLQMEGVRTLFGDDRVPVEAILAGADQMLMPPDLVVAIGGVRDAVASGEITEERLDQSVRRLLAQKMRRGLFDAVHVDPATAADALGTDRSLRTAQKIADDSITLIADDADVVPLPAGTSVLVTGDGSAGMMDVVAGALAAHGLEAIVLADASPEQAVAAAAAADVSLVLTRSSRFETSAAEVAMVRALAATDTPVVHTALRNPYDIVHVGPVAASLATYSTTDCSLEALAGVLAGDVTLQGTLPVPIPTADGTGEAYPMGHGLR; encoded by the coding sequence ATGGCCCCTCGGCATCCCTCTCGCCGCCCCCTCTCCCGCCGTGCTCTCGGTGCGGCCGCCCTCACCGGAGCCGGCGCCGCCGTGGCGCTGCCCTCCGCCGCCCACGCCGACCCCGGCACCCCCGTCCACCCCGCGCGCATCGACGAGATCCTCGCCGACATGAGCATCGAGCAGAAGATCGGCCAGCTGTTCGTCGCCGTCGGCTACGGCTCCACGGCCGACGCACCGCACCCCTCGAACACCGCCACCACCGGGGTGGACACCATCGCCGACATCGTCCGCACCCACCACGTGGGCGGGTTGATCTACTTCGTGTGGAGCGACAACCTGCAGGACATCGAGCAGATCGCGACCCTCTCGAACGACATCCAGGACGCCGCCCTCGCGAGCGGCGGGATCCCGCTCGTGATCAGCGCAGACGAGGAGCGGGGCCTGGTCCACCGCCTGCCGGCCCCGGCGACCCCGCTGCCGGGCCAGATGGCCCTCGGCGCCACCGGCTCCTGGGCCCACGCCCGCAAGACGGGGGACCTCGTCGGCTCCGAGGTGCGGGCCGTCGGCCTCCACCAGACCTTCTCCCCGGTGGTGGACGTCAACGTCGAGGCGCGCAACCCGGTGATCGGGGTGCGCTCGCTGGGGGCGGACCCGCAGGCGGTCGCACTCCTGGCCGCCGCACAGATCCGCGGCATCCAGGGGGCGAACTGCTCGGCCGCGGCAAAGCACTTCCCCGGGCACGGCGACACCGCGACCGACTCCCACGTGGGGCTGCCCGTCATCGACCACACCCGCGAGGAGCTCGACGCCCTCGATCTGCCGCCCTTCATCGGCGCGATCGAGGAGGGCGTGGACACCATCATGACCGCGCACATCATGGTCCCGGCACTGGACGACTCCGGGGTGCCCGCCACCCTCTCGCACCCGATCCTCACCGGTCTGCTGCGCGAGGAGCTCGGTTTCGAGGGTGTGATCGTCACCGATTCCCTGCAGATGGAGGGCGTGCGCACCCTGTTCGGCGACGACCGTGTCCCGGTCGAGGCGATCCTCGCCGGCGCCGACCAGATGCTCATGCCGCCGGACCTCGTGGTCGCGATCGGCGGTGTGCGCGACGCGGTCGCCAGCGGCGAGATCACCGAGGAGCGGCTGGATCAGTCGGTGCGGCGCCTCCTCGCCCAGAAGATGCGCCGGGGTCTGTTCGATGCGGTGCACGTGGATCCCGCGACGGCGGCCGACGCGCTCGGCACCGATCGCTCGCTGCGCACCGCCCAGAAGATCGCCGACGACTCGATCACCCTGATCGCCGACGACGCGGACGTCGTGCCCCTGCCGGCAGGCACCTCGGTGCTGGTCACCGGCGACGGCTCCGCGGGCATGATGGACGTGGTCGCCGGGGCGCTCGCGGCGCACGGGCTGGAGGCGATCGTCCTCGCGGACGCGAGCCCGGAGCAGGCCGTCGCCGCGGCGGCCGCTGCGGACGTCTCGCTGGTGCTCACCCGGTCCTCCCGGTTCGAGACCTCCGCCGCCGAGGTCGCGATGGTCCGGGCGCTCGCCGCGACCGACACCCCTGTGGTCCACACCGCGCTGCGCAATCCCTACGACATCGTGCACGTGGGCCCGGTCGCAGCGTCGCTCGCCACCTACAGCACCACGGACTGCAGTCTCGAGGCGCTCGCCGGGGTGCTCGCCGGGGACGTGACCCTGCAGGGCACGCTGCCGGTCCCGATCCCCACGGCCGACGGGACGGGGGAGGCGTACCCGATGGGGCACGGTCTGCGCTGA
- a CDS encoding exo-beta-N-acetylmuramidase NamZ domain-containing protein — MNQPASRPTARQDDGAARPGRRRLLASLGALPAGAVLASAGAATAAPGGNGNGKGKGRGKGSTTHGDFRLGVENLLEPETLETLRDARVGLITNPTGTDRELRSTIDLLVQAQDTGGFTMVALFGPEHGVRGAEPAGGSVGDYIDERTGLPVRSLYGDTQKPTPEMIADVDVLVFDIQDIGTRFFTYIWTMYYAMEAAGENGKRFLVLDRPNPLGADIEGFVLEPELSSFVGLREIPQTHGLTVGELAQLFNGEFLDGAVTLEVIAMSGYDADDPAAADLPWVLPSPNIPTADTAVVYAGTGLIESLNISEGRGTTTPFLWFGAPFLTESHVAAIIAELQAAELPGVLYRPMSATPVSSKHAGEFCGGLQLHVTDPMDYEPVRTGIHVLSALLRTVEEVDWREGEDCRTEEDVCWIDKLSGTKRTRAMLEAGDSPEAIVAAWEREAQRFFATTQSYRLY; from the coding sequence ATGAACCAGCCCGCATCCCGACCGACCGCCCGCCAGGACGACGGGGCCGCCCGCCCCGGACGCCGACGGCTCCTCGCCTCCCTCGGCGCCCTCCCGGCCGGCGCCGTCCTCGCCTCCGCCGGCGCCGCCACCGCCGCTCCTGGCGGCAACGGCAACGGCAAGGGCAAGGGCAGGGGCAAGGGCAGCACCACCCACGGCGACTTCCGCCTCGGTGTCGAGAACCTGCTGGAGCCGGAGACGCTCGAGACCCTGCGTGATGCGCGCGTCGGTCTGATCACCAACCCCACCGGCACCGACCGCGAGCTGCGCTCCACGATCGACCTGCTCGTCCAGGCGCAGGACACCGGCGGCTTCACGATGGTCGCCCTGTTCGGCCCCGAGCACGGGGTGCGCGGTGCGGAGCCGGCCGGCGGCTCCGTCGGCGACTACATCGACGAGAGGACCGGCCTGCCGGTCCGCTCCCTCTACGGCGACACCCAGAAGCCCACCCCGGAGATGATCGCGGACGTGGACGTGCTGGTCTTCGACATCCAGGACATCGGCACCCGCTTCTTTACCTACATCTGGACCATGTACTACGCGATGGAGGCCGCCGGCGAGAACGGGAAGCGGTTCCTCGTGCTGGACCGCCCGAACCCGCTGGGCGCCGACATCGAGGGATTCGTGCTCGAGCCGGAGCTGTCGAGCTTCGTGGGGCTGCGCGAGATCCCCCAGACCCACGGCCTCACCGTCGGCGAGCTCGCCCAGCTGTTCAACGGCGAATTCCTCGACGGCGCCGTCACCCTCGAGGTGATCGCGATGAGCGGCTACGACGCCGACGACCCCGCAGCGGCCGACCTGCCGTGGGTGCTGCCCTCCCCGAACATCCCCACCGCCGACACCGCCGTGGTCTACGCGGGCACGGGCCTGATCGAATCGCTGAACATCTCCGAGGGCCGCGGCACCACCACGCCCTTCCTCTGGTTCGGGGCGCCGTTCCTCACCGAGTCGCACGTCGCCGCGATCATCGCGGAGCTGCAGGCCGCGGAGCTGCCGGGCGTGCTGTACCGGCCCATGTCCGCCACCCCCGTCTCCTCCAAGCACGCCGGCGAGTTCTGCGGCGGCCTGCAGCTGCACGTCACCGATCCGATGGACTACGAGCCCGTGCGCACCGGCATCCACGTGCTCTCCGCGCTGCTGCGGACCGTCGAGGAGGTCGACTGGCGCGAGGGCGAGGACTGCCGCACCGAGGAGGACGTCTGCTGGATCGACAAGCTCTCCGGCACCAAGCGCACCCGCGCGATGCTCGAAGCCGGGGACAGCCCGGAAGCGATCGTCGCCGCCTGGGAACGCGAAGCTCAGCGCTTCTTCGCCACCACCCAGAGCTACCGCCTCTACTGA
- a CDS encoding formylglycine-generating enzyme family protein, translating to MAETGSCCAAGRAGMEPADVDGEARSARNAPADPSLPTIAAPVAEVRSRAQRTVLIEAGPFRMGTEDADRNPGDGESPVRTVEVPAFRIDAACVTGAEFAAFVTETGYVTEAEEFGWSFVFGALLEKELRRASRKPPGTPWWRAVEGARWDAPEGPGTDLAGRGGHPVVHVSLRDAEAFAHWCGMRLPREAEWEKAARGGLDQARYAWGQELTPGGEHRCNIWQGAFPVRNTLEDGHLGTAPVRSFPPNALGLYEVAGNVWEWCSDVWTTGPSESLTGDVRVMRGGSYLCHDSYCNRYRVAARSSTAAEDASGNKGFRLAVEA from the coding sequence ATGGCAGAGACGGGCAGCTGCTGCGCGGCCGGGCGGGCCGGCATGGAGCCGGCGGACGTCGACGGGGAGGCCCGCAGCGCTCGGAACGCCCCGGCGGACCCCTCGCTCCCCACCATCGCCGCTCCGGTCGCCGAGGTCCGATCCCGTGCCCAGCGGACCGTGCTCATCGAGGCCGGACCCTTCCGGATGGGCACCGAGGACGCGGACCGCAACCCCGGGGACGGCGAGTCCCCCGTGCGCACGGTCGAGGTGCCTGCCTTCCGGATCGACGCCGCCTGCGTGACGGGCGCCGAGTTCGCGGCGTTCGTGACCGAGACCGGCTACGTCACCGAGGCCGAGGAGTTCGGCTGGTCTTTCGTGTTCGGTGCCCTGCTGGAGAAGGAGCTGCGCCGGGCGAGCCGCAAACCGCCGGGCACGCCCTGGTGGCGGGCCGTCGAGGGAGCACGCTGGGATGCGCCCGAGGGTCCGGGAACGGACCTCGCCGGGCGCGGCGGGCATCCGGTGGTGCACGTGTCGCTGCGGGATGCGGAGGCGTTCGCGCACTGGTGCGGGATGCGGCTGCCGCGGGAGGCGGAGTGGGAGAAGGCCGCCCGTGGCGGCCTGGACCAGGCCCGCTACGCGTGGGGCCAGGAGCTCACCCCGGGCGGCGAGCACCGCTGCAACATCTGGCAGGGCGCCTTCCCGGTGCGCAACACCCTCGAGGACGGCCACCTCGGCACCGCGCCGGTGCGCTCGTTCCCGCCCAACGCGTTGGGGCTGTACGAGGTGGCGGGCAACGTGTGGGAGTGGTGCAGCGACGTCTGGACCACGGGGCCTTCGGAGTCGCTCACCGGAGATGTGCGGGTGATGCGCGGCGGCTCGTACCTGTGCCATGACTCGTACTGCAACCGCTACCGGGTCGCGGCGCGCTCCTCCACCGCCGCCGAGGACGCCAGCGGGAACAAGGGGTTCCGCCTCGCGGTCGAGGCCTGA
- a CDS encoding alpha/beta fold hydrolase, with product MTATPMIQRWTLPGLQLSDVTLPVPLDHAAPTGAQLELFARVVTADGGEDRPYLVFMQGGPGSEAPRPLEASSPGWLARALREHRVVMLDQRGTGRSTPVGPDTALPGGAIPGAATLREATASQQAQYLTHFRADAIVHDAELLREHLEVETWSLLGQSFGGFTALRYLSAAAGSVEKALFTGGLPTVGPGMDEVYQATWQGMIGRSERYWARFPGDRDRFRRLADAADAGRLRLPEGQRVGVERLRRLGHLLGASQGAERLHFLLDLDPAAPAFAHDLAAALPFGGRNPLYAVIHESCWADGIATRWAGDRAQPAAVTEDPTLLAGEHIHRSLFAEDPELEVWAEAADLLAAHEWPALYDAEALRRCTVPGAAAVYYDDAYVPREHSMATAALLPRMRPWVTSEYEHNGLRAGGQGVLDHLLDLAAGRRAA from the coding sequence ATGACGGCCACCCCGATGATCCAGCGCTGGACCCTGCCCGGACTGCAGCTGAGCGATGTCACCCTGCCGGTGCCGCTCGACCATGCGGCTCCCACGGGTGCGCAGCTCGAGCTGTTCGCCCGGGTCGTCACGGCCGACGGCGGCGAGGACCGCCCGTATCTCGTCTTCATGCAGGGCGGTCCCGGCTCCGAGGCCCCGCGCCCGCTCGAGGCGTCGTCGCCCGGGTGGCTCGCCCGTGCGCTGCGCGAGCACCGGGTGGTGATGCTCGACCAGCGCGGCACCGGCCGCTCCACCCCCGTCGGCCCCGACACCGCGCTGCCCGGGGGCGCGATCCCGGGCGCCGCGACCCTGCGCGAGGCGACCGCCTCGCAGCAGGCGCAGTACCTCACACACTTCCGGGCCGACGCGATCGTGCACGACGCTGAACTGCTGCGCGAGCACCTCGAGGTCGAGACCTGGTCGCTGCTGGGGCAGTCCTTCGGCGGCTTCACGGCCCTGCGCTACCTCAGCGCCGCCGCCGGGAGCGTGGAGAAGGCGCTGTTCACCGGCGGCCTGCCCACGGTCGGGCCCGGCATGGACGAGGTCTACCAGGCCACCTGGCAGGGCATGATCGGCCGCAGCGAGCGCTACTGGGCCCGCTTCCCGGGGGACCGCGACCGCTTCCGCCGCCTCGCCGACGCCGCGGACGCCGGTCGGCTGCGACTCCCGGAGGGTCAGCGGGTCGGGGTGGAGCGGCTGCGCCGCCTGGGCCACCTGCTGGGCGCCTCCCAGGGCGCCGAGCGTCTCCACTTCCTGCTGGACCTCGACCCCGCCGCGCCCGCCTTCGCCCATGACCTCGCCGCGGCGCTGCCCTTCGGCGGGCGCAATCCGCTGTACGCGGTGATCCACGAGAGCTGCTGGGCCGACGGCATCGCCACCCGCTGGGCGGGCGACCGCGCCCAGCCGGCCGCGGTGACGGAGGACCCGACGCTGCTGGCCGGGGAGCACATCCACCGCAGCCTCTTCGCCGAGGACCCGGAGCTGGAGGTCTGGGCCGAGGCCGCGGATCTGCTCGCCGCGCACGAATGGCCGGCGCTGTACGACGCCGAGGCGCTGCGTCGCTGCACCGTCCCCGGCGCCGCCGCGGTCTACTACGACGACGCCTACGTGCCGCGCGAGCATTCGATGGCCACCGCCGCGCTGCTGCCACGGATGCGTCCCTGGGTCACCAGCGAGTACGAGCACAACGGCCTGCGCGCCGGGGGACAGGGCGTCCTGGACCACCTCCTCGACCTCGCCGCCGGCCGCCGCGCCGCCTGA
- a CDS encoding LacI family DNA-binding transcriptional regulator yields the protein MPRTDHDPGPAAPAPSSRGTATLADVARAAGVSLATASFVLSGRGASRSAGSAATKEKVRAAAAELGYVPNRHAQAMRTGRGGGIVMALGTLDDPWGVQLTAKVRDVALRHDLSTLVLADERWFEYLVGASADAAFITSIDFVEQGPQRVRRLAASTQTGIVAFSAEMEPEDFDVVASTPISAIGRAYAQLRARHDRVHLLAPDLSRRVGGTLAHPRTRAFLDAARGHGDGPAEQLVHIVPDGSHETFVAGLAWLSGPDRPEAVLCFTGYQAVALQVAAERVGLRVPDDLEFLSIGDIPASTEFFGPISYYGVDDVFARLSAIIVDRAVDRESRPGALHTFDWEFFPGTTTRETDGER from the coding sequence ATGCCGCGCACGGACCACGATCCCGGGCCCGCCGCTCCGGCGCCCTCGTCTCGTGGGACGGCGACCCTCGCCGACGTCGCCCGCGCCGCCGGGGTCTCCCTCGCCACCGCCTCCTTCGTGCTCTCCGGCCGCGGCGCCTCCCGCTCGGCGGGATCGGCCGCCACCAAGGAGAAGGTGCGCGCGGCCGCGGCCGAGCTGGGCTACGTCCCCAACCGTCACGCGCAGGCGATGCGCACGGGGCGGGGCGGCGGCATCGTGATGGCCCTGGGCACGCTGGACGACCCCTGGGGCGTGCAGCTCACCGCGAAGGTGCGCGACGTCGCGCTGCGCCACGACCTCTCCACGCTGGTCCTCGCCGATGAGCGCTGGTTCGAATACCTGGTGGGAGCCTCGGCGGACGCAGCCTTCATCACCAGCATCGACTTCGTCGAGCAGGGCCCGCAGCGGGTGCGGCGCCTCGCCGCCTCGACCCAGACCGGGATCGTCGCCTTCAGCGCCGAGATGGAGCCCGAGGACTTCGACGTGGTCGCCTCCACCCCGATCTCGGCGATCGGTCGTGCCTATGCCCAGCTCCGCGCGCGCCACGACCGGGTGCACTTGCTCGCACCGGACCTCTCGCGGCGGGTCGGCGGCACCTTGGCGCATCCGCGCACCCGCGCCTTCCTCGACGCGGCGCGCGGGCACGGTGATGGCCCCGCCGAGCAGCTGGTGCACATCGTCCCCGATGGCAGTCATGAGACCTTCGTCGCCGGGCTCGCATGGCTCTCCGGGCCGGACCGGCCCGAGGCCGTCCTCTGCTTTACCGGCTATCAGGCCGTCGCGCTGCAGGTCGCGGCCGAGCGGGTCGGGCTGCGGGTCCCGGACGATCTGGAGTTCCTCTCGATCGGTGACATCCCCGCGTCCACCGAGTTCTTCGGCCCCATCAGCTACTACGGCGTCGACGACGTGTTCGCCCGGCTCTCGGCGATCATCGTGGACCGGGCCGTGGACCGGGAGAGCCGGCCCGGCGCCCTGCACACCTTCGACTGGGAGTTCTTCCCCGGCACCACCACTCGCGAGACCGACGGAGAACGATGA